Proteins from a genomic interval of Macrobrachium nipponense isolate FS-2020 chromosome 28, ASM1510439v2, whole genome shotgun sequence:
- the LOC135201175 gene encoding collagen alpha-2(VIII) chain-like — MAISNVPGHVAVLAHPSWDTMRDSPACPGTCGGPRLPVPRCVAGPARPSLDAWRALPARPGTGGRCPPRFPGRAGKACHVSQDGRAGPLMCPGTPRMGRRGPPRVLGCRAGPATCPGTPGMGRQGPPRIWGCTGEDRHMSRYRLALPAHHGTHCGPHPPVPGRVVSLALLSSDVWRASPTHPGTCGGPRPPVPGHVAGLAHPSQDTWPALPTNPSTCGGPCPHVPGHVAGLTRPSRDTWRAPPACPGTCGGSRPSIPGHVAGLDRPSRDTWQELPAHPDKWRASPARPRTHGRPCLQVPGHLSAAARPSRDTWRATPAHPRTRGGPHPPILGRVAGPTCPSWDALLVPGCMAGLARPSRDAWRAPPTRPGTCDWPCPPAPGHMVGPAFPFRDTWQAPPIRPGTPGRPRLPVP, encoded by the coding sequence ATGGCCATTTCAAATGTCCCCGGGCACGTAGCGGTCCTTGCacacccgtcctgggacactaTGCGGgactcgcccgcctgtcccgggacatgtggcgggcctcgcctgcccgtccccAGATGCGTGGCAGGCCCCGCCCGCCCATCCCTGGATGCGTGgcgggccctgcccgcccgtcctgggacaggAGGGCGGTGCCCGCCACGTTTTCCAGGACGGGCAGGcaaggcctgccacgtgtcccaggacgggcgggcagggccacTCATGTGTCCCGGGACTCCCAGGATGGGCAGGCGGGGCCCGCCACGCGTCCTGGGATGTCGGGcggggcccgccacgtgtcctgggactcCTGGGATGGGCAGGCAGGGCCCACCACGCATCTGGGGATGTACAGGCGAGGACCGCCACATGTCCCGGTACAGGCTGGCCCTGCCCGCCCACCACGGGACTCATTGCGGGCCccacccgcctgtcccaggacgtGTGGTGAGCCTCGCCCTCCTGTCCTCTGATGTGTGGCGGGCATCGCCCACACATCCCGGGACATGTGGTGGGCCTCGACcccccgtcccaggacacgtggcgggcctagcccacccatcccaggacacatggcCAGCCTTGCCCACCAATCCCAGTACGTGTGGTGGGCCTTGCCCGCACgtcccaggacatgtggcgggcctcacccgtccgtcccgggacacgtggcgggcgccgcccgcctgtcctgggacatgTGGTGGGTCTCGCCCATCCATCCCGGGACACGTAGCAGGTCTcgaccgcccgtcccgggacacatggcaggagctgcccgcccatcccgacaagtggcgggcctcacccgcacgtcccaggacacatggcagGCCTTGCCTGCAAGTCCCGGGACACCTGTCGGCCGCTGCCCGCCCATCACGGGACActtggcgggccacgcccgcccatcCCCGAACACGTGGTGGGCCCCACCCACCCATCCTGGGACGCGTTGCGGGCCCTacctgcccgtcctgggacgccCTGCTGGTCCCGGGATgcatggcaggcctcgcccgcccatcccgggacgcgtGGCGTGCCCctcccacccgtcccgggacgtgtGACTGGCCCTGCCCGCCTGCCCCAGGACACATGGTGGGCCCCGCCTTCCCATTCCGGGACACTTGGCAAGCCCCACCCATCCGTCCTGGGACGCCTGGCAGGCCCCGCCTGCCCGTCCCGTGA